The following nucleotide sequence is from Mycobacterium sp. Z3061.
GTTGGCGACGACGCCGTCTCCGCCAGCTCCGCCCGCTCCGCCGTGCCCGCCGCTGCCGTATAACAGCTGCGCGCCGGCGCCGCCGGGACCGCCGGCCCCGCCCGAGCCGACCGCGCCTGTCGCAGAGGTCAGGCCCGCACCGCCCGCTCCGCCATTACCGCCCCATCCGGCGATGAGCCCGCCGGCCCCGCCGGCGCCACCGTTGCCGCCGGTCGGGGAAGAGACGTTTGCCGCGTTCCCGCCGGCGCCGCCGTCGCCGCCGTTGCCGATCAGGCCGCCCGACCCGCCCGGCCCGCCCGCTCCGCCGATCCCACCCGCTCCGCCGTTGCCGCCGTTGCCGATCAGGCCGCCCGACCCGCCTCGACCACCGACACCGCCGGGCGCAGCCGATCCACCGTCGCCGCCGTTGCCGATCAGCCAGCCGCCCTCGCCCCCGGCTGCTCCGGTGCCTGGCGCGCCATCAGCGCCGTTGCCCACCAGTGGACGCCCCGTCAGGATCTTCACCACCGAGAACTGCCCAAGAATGTCCAAAACGGACTCGTTCGCCGCCTCGGCGGTCGCATACGCGCCTGCGGCGGCGTTCAAAGCCTGGCTGAACTGCTCCTGCAGCAGCGTCATGCGCACGCTGATTGCCTGATATTCCCGGCCGTAGGCGCCGAACAACGCAGCGATTGAGGTCGACACCTCGTCCTGGCCCGCGGCAAGTACCTCGGTGGTCGAGGCCAGCGCCCCGGCATTGGCTGCCGCCAGCTGCGATCCGAGGTTACCCAGGTCCGTGAACGCTGCCGCGATGGCCGCTGGCGCGGCAATGAGGTATGGCGGCATCTCATCCCCGTTCTCGGATCGGTCTGTGCTGACGGCGCCACTGCGCGCGGTGTTCTCGCCGATCGACGTCGTGCAATCGTCACTCGCGTCGAACGGGGCGGTCTAAGTAGTGCGCTACGCAGATTCATGCGGTTTCGGTGCGGCGCTGGTGGGGCTTTGAAGCTCGGCCCCGGACTGCCGCACTCGCATCCGGGTAAATCCAACAGATTGGCCGTTAGCCCATTCCCTACACATAGCCGTTCCCTAAACAATGGCCATCCCTGGGGAGCTCGACTGTGGCGACCGCTGCGGACTTCAAGAACGGACTTGTCCGCCCGGACCGCCGACCCGATCTCGCTCAAGTCCGCGGCTGCCGCCGCCAAGCCCTTGGGCCGACTGCGGTTGGCCCGTTGCGTGGTCGATCAGAACTGGCGCGTGCGCCGAGCTGCCGAACGCTTCCAGGGCTCGATCAACACAGCGGCTCGCTGGGTTGAGGGCTATCGCGAATTAGGTGAGGCCGGGGGGTAGGGGCCTGCAGATACCTGTATGGCGGGCATTCAAGCAGTGTGCCGGTACAATCCTTAAGGGCTTCGTAGTGACGCTGGAGCCCGGCATCTATTACCCGGCCGCGACGGTGTCCGCGTCGAGGACACAGTGGTGGTGGTCTCGGAGACACCAGCCGCCTCGCTCAGCGCCGGACCGGAATTGTTGACCCGGTTCCCGAAGGAACTGGCCATTGTGTAGGAGATTTAAAGGACGTGGCGAGCACTGCTGACTTCAAGAACGGACTTGTCCTGGTCATCGACGGCCAGCTGTGGACCATCACCGAGTTCCAGCACGTCAAACCCGGCAAAGGCCCCGCCTTCGTGCGGACCAAGCTGAAGAACGTGCTCTCCGGCAAGGTCGTCGACAAGACCTACAACGCAGGAGTCAAGGTCGACACCGCTACCGTCGACCGGCGCGACGCCACCTACCTGTACCGCGACGGCTCGGACTTCGTCTTCATGGACAGCGAGGACTACGAGCAGCACCCGCTGTCGGAGTCGCTGGTCGGCGACGCCGCCCGGTTTCTGCTCGAGGGGCTCCCGGTGCAGGTGGCGTTCCACAACGGCGCGCCGCTGTACCTCGAGTTGCCGGTGTCCGTCGAACTCGTGGTCTCCCACACCGAGCCCGGCCTGCAGGGCGACCGGTCCAGCGCGGGCACCAAGCCGGCCACTGTGGAGACCGGCGCGGAGATTCAGGTGCCGTTGTTCATCAACACCGGCGACAAGCTCAAGGTGGACACCCGCGACGGCAGCTACCTGGGGCGGGTCAACACCTGAACATGCCGGATGACAAAGCGAGCAATCAGCGGCCGTCCCGGCCATCCCGCCCCGCGCGCCCGTTCAAGGGCCGGCACTTGGCCCGCAAAGGCGCGGTGGAACTGCTGTTCGAGGCGGAGGCTCGCGGCCTGAGCCAAGTCGAGATGGTCGAGATGCGCACGGCGCTGGCGCAGTCCAACCCGGACGTGAGCCCGCTGCTTCCGTACGCGGCAGTGGTGGCGCGCGGTGTCGCCGAGCACGCGGCCCACGTCGACGAGCTGATCACCTCGCATCTGCAGTCCTGGAACCTGGACCGCCTGCCCGCGGTGGATCGCGCGATTCTGCGGGTCGCGGTATGGGAGCTGCTGTACGCCGACGACGTGCCGGAGCCGGTCGCCGTCGACGAGGCCGTGGAACTGGCCAAGGAACTTTCCACCGACGATTCGCCGGGCTTCATCAACGGCGTGCTGGGCCAGGTCATGCTGGTGACGCCACAGATCCGCGCGGCCGCCCGAGCCGTGCAAGGAGGTGCCTCGTGACCCGGCTGGAACTGCGTGTCGTCCTGGCGGTCCTGGCGGCGGTCACGGTCGTCGTGGGAGCGGTCATCAGTGCCGCATTCGACTGGACCATCCTCGCCTCGGTGCTGGCGATCTTCGGCCTGGGCGTGGGTGCCGCGGTCTACCACACGGTCGAGCGCCTGATCCTGGCCCGCCGCATCAGTACCGTGCGTACTGCTGCCAAGCCGCTGCAGCCGCTGCTGCCGGTGATGGCGGCCATCATGGGTCTGACCCAGGGTGTGGTGCGTTCACTCGGCGACGTCACCGATCTGCCCGGTCGCCGCTTCGAACTGCCGCAGCTTCCGTTGTTCAAGTGGATGGAAAACCCGCTGAGCAAAGGCAATCGACAGATCATCGACAGCGACGACGAGTTGGACGGCTGATCACCCGCTGAACCCGGGCCGTCAAAATTCCGGATCGAAATGATCGCGCTTTGCGCGCGGGCGCGACACAATGGCCGTTGGTTACCAACGGAAAGCGGTCGACGGTGAAGTCAATGAAGGGCCCGGGCGTGCTGGCCTGCGCCGGGACGGCGCTGGCGGTTCTGGCCCCGGCCACCGCGCACGCCGACGGCTTCGACTTCTTCCAGACACCGTCGGGCAACATCGCCTGTGCGATGGGATTGTTAGACGGTTCAACACTGGTCGACTGCGAGATCAGCGACCACACCTGGGCGGCGCCGGCGCGCCCGACTCCGTGCATGGGGGCCTTCGGGGATCGGATCAGCATGCGGCAGGGGAGTGCGCCCAGGCTGACCTGCCACAGCGATACCGTCCGGGGGACCGGCTACCCGGTTCTGCAGTACGGCCAGTCCCGCTCCCGCAACTCGGTAACCTGCGAAAGCGAGCAATCCGGTATCACCTGTACCGACAGCGGTACGGGCCACTACTTCCAACTTTCCCGCGATACCTACGAGCTGCACTGACGCTCAAGAACAGGTGACGACATGAATCGAGACAGTGCCCCCAAGCGACGGCTTCGCGTCTCCGCCCTTGCGGCGGTGGCCAATCCGTCGTACACGCGCGTCGACACCTGGAACCTGCTGGACGACGCCTGCCGCCACCTGGCCGAGGTCGACCTGGCCGGTCTGGACAAGACCCACGATCTGGCGAAGGTGAAGCGGTTGATGGACCGGATCGGCGCCTACGAGCGGTACTGGCTGTATCCCGGCGCCGCGAACCTGGCCACCTTCCGGGCGCACCTGGAAAGCCTGTCCACGGTGCGCCTCGCCGAAGAGGTGTCGCTGGCTGTGCGACTGCTCTCCGAATACGGCGACCGCACAGCATTATTCGATCTTTCGGCACCCCTGGCCGACCAGGAACTGGTGGCGCAGGCCAAGCAGCAGCAGTTCTACACCGTGCTGCTGGCCGATGATGCGCCGTGCACGGCACCGGACTGCCTGGCCGACGCGCTGCGCCAACTGCGTAACGCCGCGGAAGACATCCAGTTCGAGATCCTGCTGGCCCCCAGTGTCGAGGACGCGATCACAGCGGTCGCGTTGAACGGGGAGATCCAGGCCGCCATCGTCCGCCACGACCTGCCGCTGCGTTCGCGGGACCGGGTGCCGCTGATGAACACCCTGCTCGGCTGCAATGAAGACACCGGGGTGTCCGATCGGTCGCACGACTGGATCGAGTGCGGCGAGTGGATTCGCGAACTGCGGCCCCACATCGATCTCTACCTGCTCACCGACGAGTCGATCGCGGCCGGCGGCGACGACGAACCCGACGTCTACGACCGCACCTTCTACCGGCTCAACGACGTCACCGA
It contains:
- the efp gene encoding elongation factor P, which translates into the protein MASTADFKNGLVLVIDGQLWTITEFQHVKPGKGPAFVRTKLKNVLSGKVVDKTYNAGVKVDTATVDRRDATYLYRDGSDFVFMDSEDYEQHPLSESLVGDAARFLLEGLPVQVAFHNGAPLYLELPVSVELVVSHTEPGLQGDRSSAGTKPATVETGAEIQVPLFINTGDKLKVDTRDGSYLGRVNT
- the nusB gene encoding transcription antitermination factor NusB, encoding MPDDKASNQRPSRPSRPARPFKGRHLARKGAVELLFEAEARGLSQVEMVEMRTALAQSNPDVSPLLPYAAVVARGVAEHAAHVDELITSHLQSWNLDRLPAVDRAILRVAVWELLYADDVPEPVAVDEAVELAKELSTDDSPGFINGVLGQVMLVTPQIRAAARAVQGGAS
- a CDS encoding DUF6636 domain-containing protein: MKGPGVLACAGTALAVLAPATAHADGFDFFQTPSGNIACAMGLLDGSTLVDCEISDHTWAAPARPTPCMGAFGDRISMRQGSAPRLTCHSDTVRGTGYPVLQYGQSRSRNSVTCESEQSGITCTDSGTGHYFQLSRDTYELH